Proteins co-encoded in one Dermacentor albipictus isolate Rhodes 1998 colony unplaced genomic scaffold, USDA_Dalb.pri_finalv2 scaffold_30, whole genome shotgun sequence genomic window:
- the LOC135918093 gene encoding E3 ubiquitin-protein ligase MARCHF2-like, with amino-acid sequence MGLMHVNCLERWLNARNVDHCELCNHRFPTAGQGTCVRQFFHWALHGDSQRVVLGDLFFFALLTPVAVLSCFFCTHSASKQVLDGRIIEAASLVTLACLFVTAYVAWSFFTVRFHYRAFRAWQARHPMRRILAPPLARGAGAGGHGSATGNQSGGVWELEDVVAGSVETGRTSTA; translated from the coding sequence ATGGGCCTCATGCACGTCAACTGCCTAGAGCGCTGGCTTAACGCCCGGAACGTAGACCACTGCGAACTTTGCAACCACCGCTTTCCAACCGCGGGCCAAGGCACTTGCGTGCGCCAGTTCTTTCACTGGGCGCTACACGGCGATTCGCAGCGGGTGGTGCTGGGGGACTTGTTTTTCTTCGCGCTCCTGACGCCGGTGGCCGTGCTTAGCTGCTTCTTCTGCACCCACAGTGCCTCTAAGCAAGTGCTCGACGGTCGTATCATTGAGGCGGCCAGCCTGGTCACTCTCGCCTGCCTCTTCGTCACGGCCTACGTGGCCTGGTCGTTTTTTACGGTTCGCTTTCACTACCGAGCTTTCCGGGCATGGCAGGCAAGGCACCCGATGCGCAGGATCCTGGCACCGCCTTTAGCCAGGGGAGCAGGTGCAGGCGGACATGGCAGCGCTACGGGCAATCAATCTGGGGGCGTGTGGGAGCTGGAGGACGTCGTCGCTGGAAGCGTCGAGACCGGGCGCACGTCCACGGCATAG